Sequence from the Mycobacterium florentinum genome:
GAACTCGGCCGGGAACAATCGACCTTCGCGGCCGCGGTGACCCCACATGACTAATGCCCTGCGAGAACTGTCGGGGGGCTGGAACTTTCGCGATGTCGCCGACGGCACGCCCGCGCTTCGGCCCGGTCGGCTGTTCCGGTCCGGTGAGCTGAGCCGGCTCGACGACGACGGCCGCGCCACGCTGCGTGAGCTGGGCATCACTGATGTCGTCGACCTGCGGGCGAACCGCGAAGTCGCCCGCCGCGGGCCGGGCTTGGTTCCCGACGGCATCGAGATCCATCTGATGCCGTTCCCCGACCTTGGCGATGAGGCGCCGAATGACGACGCGGCGCCGCACGAAACCGCGTTTCGGCGGCTGTTCGAGGGCGACCCAGATCAATCCGACGAGGAAGTCAACCAAGCCGCCATCCGGCACATGACCGGCGAGTACCACGAATTCCCGTCCCGCAACGGGGCGCAACGCGCTGTGCAGCAAGTCTTTTCGTTGCTTGGAGACGGACGCCCGGTGCTCACCCACTGCTTCGCGGGCAAGGACCGCACCGGCTTCGTGATCGCCACGGTGCTGGAATCGATCGGCATCGATCGCGACACCATCGTCGCGGACTACCTGCGCAGCAACGCCGCGGTACCGGTGCTGCGCGACCACATCTACGAGATGATCCAGCAGCGCTCCGACGTCGAACTGACCCCGGAGGTCGTCACGTTCACCAAGGCGCGGCTGGCCGACGGTGTCCTGGGCGTGCGCCCCGAGTACCTGGACGCCGCGCGTCGGGCGATCGACGAGAAGTACGGCTCGCTGGACGCCTACCTGCGCGACGCGGGCGTCACGCAGGCGGATGTGGACCGCCTGCGCACCGAACTGCTCGCCTAACCCGCCAGGGCCTCGATCAGGGCTTGCGCAGGGTGAATTGGTTGAGGTCGGTGTAGCCCTTGCGGAAGAGGTTCGCGCAGCCGGTGAGGTACTTCATGTACGTTTCGTAGACCTCTTCGGACTGAATTTCGATGGCCTCGTCCTTGTGTGCCGAGAGGTTCGCGGCCCAGA
This genomic interval carries:
- a CDS encoding tyrosine-protein phosphatase; this translates as MTNALRELSGGWNFRDVADGTPALRPGRLFRSGELSRLDDDGRATLRELGITDVVDLRANREVARRGPGLVPDGIEIHLMPFPDLGDEAPNDDAAPHETAFRRLFEGDPDQSDEEVNQAAIRHMTGEYHEFPSRNGAQRAVQQVFSLLGDGRPVLTHCFAGKDRTGFVIATVLESIGIDRDTIVADYLRSNAAVPVLRDHIYEMIQQRSDVELTPEVVTFTKARLADGVLGVRPEYLDAARRAIDEKYGSLDAYLRDAGVTQADVDRLRTELLA